One segment of Polypterus senegalus isolate Bchr_013 unplaced genomic scaffold, ASM1683550v1 scaffold_2848, whole genome shotgun sequence DNA contains the following:
- the LOC120522013 gene encoding lipolysis-stimulated lipoprotein receptor-like translates to TEVCLSVFVVGHSSQVPLLHDQDANSVRSGYRIQANQADDSMRVLYYMEKELANFDPTRPGDASGKYEKLAGMSEVSSLHENPDPRGNLRNGMGRVRNQAMPPITDVEDDMSVFSSASRHVDPRLRDDASGRGGRDKGYPPSRGRAHSMDDLDDLDRNYRGGPSREGHRRRGSDNEWRGRDYDDDRRRHDYSPESYRRGNGDYYEKRSRSRDDLRDLERQRDSPARRGGYDDTFLQDVLRKKQERSGSRENLDNASDNTYRSGGNRRGGDRYRDSDNESFPPPPPPAYSDVDSIPSSKSRGVKTNLRKNGAVSRESLVV, encoded by the exons ACAGAGGTTTGCCTTTCTGTTTTTGTAGTGGGCCATAGCTCCCAAGTGCCGCTTCTTCATGATCAGGATGCTAACTCAG tgCGTAGCGGTTACCGAATTCAGGCAAACCAAGCCGACGATTCAATGAGGGTCCTTTACTACATGGAGAAGGAACTAGCTAATTTCGACCCGACGCGTCCTGGTGATGCAAGTgggaaatatgaaaaat TGGCTGGAATGAGTGAAGTTAGCTCGCTTCATGAGAACCCTGATCCAAGAGGAAACCTGCGGAATGGAATGGGCCGAGTACGAAACCAAGCAATGCCACCCATCACGGACGTGGAAGATGACATGAGCGTTTTCAGTAGCGCGTCTCGTCACGTGGACCCCCGTCTCCGAGATGATGCAAGTGGTCGTGGTGGGAGGGACAAAGGTTATCCACCTAGTCGAGGACGGGCTCACTCCATGGATGACCTGGATGATCTTGATCGCAATTATCGGGGTGGGCCTTCGAGGGAAGGCCACAGAAGACGCGG CTCTGATAACGAATGGCGCGGACGAGATTATGATGATGACCGCAGACGACACGATTACTCTCCGGAGAGCTATCGTCGAGGCAATGGTGACTATTACGAGAAACGCAGCCGTAGTCGGGATGACCTGAGAGATCTGGAAAGGCAGCGCGATTCTCCAGCCAGACGTGGCGGTTATGATGACACTTTTCTACAAGACGTCCTGAGGAAGAAGCAAGAGCGCTCTGGAAGCCGCGAGAACTTGGATAATGCCAGCGACAACACTTACCGATCCGGAGGGAACCGTCGGGGTGGCGACCGCTACAGAGACTCGGACAATGAAAGCTTTCCTCCGCCTCCCCCGCCAGCATACTCTGATGTGGACTCCATTCCTTCCTCAAAGAGTCGTGGAGTTAAGACAAACTTGCGCAAG